The Coffea arabica cultivar ET-39 chromosome 9c, Coffea Arabica ET-39 HiFi, whole genome shotgun sequence nucleotide sequence aggaggaggaggctgGAAGGAGGGAAACGAAGGGATGCGCGAGACGCTGGTGGAGTCTTGAATGGAAAGCAAGTGCGTAAATTTAGAATAGACTCCCTAGGAATTTCTCACTATTATATCTGTGCCCCCTACAGTTTTTCCATGTCCCAAATTTTCAtcttattttcttcttcaacgtttttttttttttttattctgtttatattttaaatttattacCTCCTTTCTCTATAGtagtcttttttttcttttgtcgaAACCGTAGTTTTATATATCATCGTAAAAACTTTACAGTATCTGGACAAAACTTTACAGCAATTCTTgagtttctgtttttttttttgggtaagaaagaggaattaattaattaataagtaGCGATTACAAAACAAGGCAAACTGAGTTCTCTGCAATCATCCTCTAGCAGTTTCGAAATACAATTAGGGGCCAAAGAAAAATCTGCCATTTTTGCCAAAAAATCTGCGCTATATACCCAAATACAGAACCACACACGCAGCGCACTCATCAAATGTAGAACAGCAGAAGACCAGAAGTCTGCAACACTAGCCTCCAAGGTAAactaacaataataataatacccccaaaaaaaaattcccttgcTCGTCCAAGGTAAACTAAAGTAGCATTGATCACCAACACTCAACAGATCTTTTGCCCTTATCGAAGAGTAAAACAGCCTCATTGACATTTCGCGAAAATTATCCTTATCATTCAGCAATGGTCAGAAAAGATACATCTGTTTCCAAATTGAGTGTCAATTGCTTCTTGCTAAATAAATCTCCTAAAACTCACACATTGGATGTAACTAGAAACTATTAAAAAGTATGTCTGGGTGAAAATCCCATGATCTCAAGCCTTCAAGTGTGGCCCTTGAAGTTTTCTTCCTCCAAATTCCCAACAGATGAGATATTACATCCCTACTCAAATAACTACATGTTTAAACATCAACATACTTCGAACTCTACTGGACATATGCTGATTCTCAAAGACTTGACGAACAACTTGGCAGCACTAGCTTTATAATGAAGATTTCCACCCAAGGTTATTACTGTCCATCTAAGGTGCCAAGAGCCTCCTTTAGAAGTCTCTGTGCTTCTTCCCTCCTCCTgaacaagcaaaagaaaataaaatcagGCAAGCACAGCACGTTCCACAGGAAGCAATCTTAGCTTACACGCGAACCACAAGACACCATCTGCAGCTTATGTAGATATCCTTGAACTACAAATTGGTTAGTGCACATATCGCTAAGTGAGTAGAATAACTGTACGGTACTTAAATTACAAAAGAGACCAAAAGATGTTTTAACTCATCTAACATAGTAATGCCTCCATGAGTTATCGGAAATGGGCAATGCATGAACAGAATGTGCATCATCTCAACTTAATGTACTATCAGCTAGTTTAAGCATTGTAATAAAGCTACGATGTTGCAAACTAAAAAAGGGGAACAAGTTTCCCCTTATCGAAATAGAAATCTAAACAAATCAGTGTCTGAATGTTATTTGCTGCAAAAAAAAAGGGCTGTAAAATGAAATGACAGCTATAACATCACATAACACTTTGACTGATATTGAAAGCACAACCAAGAGGACACGAATAAAATAAATTactgacatcttttttttttttttggttattctGAAAGAATtataggggaaaagaaaagcattctcAAGTTCAGTAGACAACAGGGTCCCAGACGATCCCAGACACCACAGTTGATTCTCAAGTTCagtaaaagaaaagcattctcAAGCATTTGAGCAAAAACAAGCCAAAAGACTTCATTCATTAGAAATCTTGGTAAAATATTCATACTTAAAGAGACTATGCGTACCTCTTGATGTCCTCAACAGCTTGCTTACGCCGCTGTATCTGAAGTTCCAGAATATGGATCAGTGTTGCTCTGGCCTGAGAAGCAGGAAGGACCCAGCTTGCAATTAAAATCAGGAATTGGCAGACAACTGTCAAAAAAGGAACCCGAAGAAAAGGGATGAAGTTTCACTAAAACATAATTTCACCTGATGGGGTCGCAGTGAATTGAGAAGGTGATGCAGGTTCTTGAATATGAGAGAGATATCTTCAACTCTCCTAGCATATTGTGATGGCCGCTCTATGAGAATATCAGCAAGCTCCAATATGTGCAGTTGGAGTTCTCTGTTAAGCGCCCTCAGTTCCTTTTTGAAGTCTGCCAGAAATCACCATCGGCTTAGATACTGAAACAACAAAAACTTGGCTGCTAAAGAATTAAAACACATCGTCCCAGACTAGGATCGTTTCCAACACATTGTACCAGACAGAACATTATTcatgcccccccccccccaaaaaaaatattgCGTTTTGTAGTGCATAAATTGGCACCTTATGGTGCATCAACATGCTAATGAAAATGGAAATATGACTCCTAGATACAAATTCACCAATTAAGATCAATATCAAAGACCTTTAATCTACCAAGGAACACATTTGAATCCTTTTTCCTCCAGCTCAGTCAGTAAAGACACCCAATAAGATTCCCCTTGTTACTAAACTGGAGTCAAAACTCTCAGATCACTATGTAAAGGGACATTTGCAAAGCAATTTTCAAGTTTAAGTACCTTGAAGAAGCTAAGCCACGAAATAACCTCTAATgaacctttttttaaaaattaaaaataaaataaaaaaggggtACTCCGAACAGCACATTTTTCCTATTTCGATTAGAGCATTCTGATTTCAGGCACGCCAATTATTCAAAGATCCAAAGGCATCAAAAGAATATACACTATGAACAACTAAACCCAAATATGAAAAGAACAACATAAACATAAACTAAACCCAAATAAGAAATAGAcatgccaaaagaaaaaagacaaaaaagattaaaaatctGATATCTGTACAAAGTAAACATGATTAAAGCATACTCTTCAAATCATGCCATGTTAAAGTGGCAAGCAAAAGAGAAACCATAAAATGAACAATGACATCCAACCTCTctactatttaaaaaaaaaatgcagataaTAAAGGAAGCAGGTCGTACCAACATTCGGCCCTTTTGGGTACAATTGACGAACACCTTGTTCCTCCAGACTAGGAAGCACGTCATCAGTCTGCAAAAATAGGGAAGGAGAACTTGAAACGTGCATTTTGCAGCTAATTTTATCCACAGAAGCACAGAATATACAACATTCaaacaaaaaatgcagcaggAAGGAGGAAGGAAAAGTTAGAAAGCTAGAGAGGATAGAAATTTCTGTGATTattcaaggaaaagaaaaacgaaaaatAAATTGCTCACAGTATAGGTGGCTCCAAACAGTTGGTAATTGCCTTCAATAGGGGGAGGAGGCTCCGGAGCAGATTTTGGATCCTCCGAATACTTCTTGTACAGCCTGTAGAACGGCGGCGGGGGTGGATACGTCGCCGTCGCCATTTTTTCCGATTTCACGACTCTTTCTAGTTTCTTCCCTCCTCTACGTTTACTTtaacttcttcttttttttattttcttgaagtagTAAATTAACTAAGCTTTTGTACTCCTATtacattaaaaagaaaagaaaaatcactgACTCCAGAGTGGCAAGTGGCAACAGGACAAACCACCATCCCAAAACCAAACTGTAAGGGCAAAAGTGTGTTGTTTTAGGCTAACCCAAttcaatatttttatattttaatatattcagattgtttgataataaaaagaattaaatatttaaattaattaaatggtacTGAATTTTTTTAGATAAAATTTACTTTTAAAATTAAGTAATAAATCATTCACTTATTAACGAATGCGATATGTAATCAAATGTATtgaatttaatacttaacaattcaataatttaataaatttagaattcaaatttcagattttaaacTTCAGTtttcagattttaattttattaaacgCACTAATCTTAACAAAATTCTTTTGATCCTCCAATTTTACAAAGGAGCATTAAAATTAATCCTCCTGTTAAAGAATGTAGTCTTAATGCTAAAAATTAGCAAGCCATGTCAtaaattttcataaattttaacACCATAGAGCAAAATCAAAGTCAATTATTTTTAGGTAAATAAAAGGATTgcttaaaattttctaattcaaGTAAAATATGAATCTTCTTGTTACTACTATGACATACAAATATTacaatttttgtgaatttttaaatatttttggaTAATATTCCTTAAtacaatttttaattatattcttATCTCAAATATATCACATTTCGAAAAGGATTATcctcccatttttttttaaaaaaaaaatctcaaaaaacACAATCCAGACCAactcttaatttcttttatatgtttttttttttagaatttgattAATCGACTCAAAATAGCCTTATTCACTCCATATCTTCCTAAGGAAAAGGCAATAATTTGAGCCAATACatcgatttcttttttttttctccataaaattctttGATCTTCGAAATGTAATTCTTGAGCACGTGAAATATTTGCCATTACTCAAGGGCCTAACACAAAAATACCGCAAACCAAAAGTAAATGCGGTTTGGGCGGCCAAATTTTGCAGTTTTTTGGCAAGTCAGAGGAGAGGAAGGGAGAGACGTCCAAAAGCAAACAGCAAATGATGACCATAAATATAAACAACGTACTAACAAGATGGGCCTTTTCCCCTCAAATCAGGGAATAGCTTAGAGGATTTTGCTAAGGCCACTGCTCAATCAAGCCTGCAGGTGTATTCGTATACTTTCCAATGATGATTTAGATATTATCATTTCCATGTGCACTCATTACCCATCAAATGTTCTTGTGTTTTTTCCACGTTGACATGACGAATTGGGTTCATTCCACATTTTTTCATGGGATCTTGTGGAATCGCATTACTTGATTTTGAGAATGCAAAGAACCCATTTTGtagtatttctttttttatctGAATCTGTGGCAAACGGGCTAAGAAATTGAAGGTAATTTGAGTATCTCATTCTGTTCCAGCATATTCTTCTGACAATTGTCTTCTGGAGTCTTACGCGTTTTGATGTTGCGGATAAAGCATTTTATATTCTTGTAATTACATGTTTCTTTCTAAGTATTGCTACAACACGGTTCTTTGCAAATGATAAGTTATTTTCTCATGATTTATACGTTTATTTGCGACTTATAAAGTTTGTCATTTTGGGATGAACAATTTGAATCTTTTTTCTTGAATAATAGCTATATTGGTTGTTATTCTTACTGTAAGGCGTTTAAATTAGAAATTCTGGTGTCTAGATTTGATTAGCTCTGGACTACGCGTTACCTGGAAAGATTCCCACTTAATGTGATAATTGCATACTCTTTGTGCATCAAAATTGTTAGTTTCATCAGGTGAGCTTCATAATGATGTGTTGTAAGTATGATTAAAATTAGTCTGCACTCTGAAGGATGTGGTTTTTTTAGCTGAAATATAGATTAGGAAGATCATagaagtttgaattttttttttcttttaccctTATTTGCTCGTGTATTATTACTTAATTTGAGCTCTTTTCTATGTGCGGATTTGTCTCTCCCATCCTTAGTTATATGGAGATACAGAGAGTTTCAGAAtctatattttattttgttatgtAGTCCTTGCATTGGAATTAAGTATCAATAGATCAAGTTATAGCTTCAGAGAATCTTTTATCTTAGGCATGACATAGGTCACAGATATTGAGTAATTATTTTGCTTTTAGCTACTAAGATCCTTTTAGCATATGGGTCTTATCCATGTTAACATCATTATTCATTATGTTTTACAAGGATGGTATTTGTTCACAGTTTTTCCATTCACGTCGTGAAAATCTTGATGAGTTTCATTTGAATATGATATATGCCATACGGTATTATTCAAGTCTTGTTAATTTTTAATGCATTTGGATGTTTTGCATGCAGTTTGAACCATGGATCCACCTGCAAGTGATGATGAAGTCAAACCAGAAAACCTTGAAGAGGCAAAAGAGGGGGGTCCTTTGTTTCACTGTGATCTTCTTGATACCGAAATAGTTCACAAGATAGCACAAGCATTGCTTCCTGGATTAGCCTCCGCCTGTATTGACAACACAACGGGAGGTCTCTTTAGGACCCCTGCATCAGTGGCTGTTGATATTAGAAGGGACATGGTGGACTATCTGTTTCAAAGAAGTGAAAATTTTGTGGCAGAATCTGTGGTCCTGCAAGGTGGTCCAGATGCTGAAGTGTCTGACCACCCTTACGATATTATCTCagaatttattgatgattttgtaaGTTCAAAAAGGAACTTTTTTAGCCGGGTGTCTGGATGGTTGCTCAGTGAGAGGAGAGAAGATAGGATAGATGattttgtgcaagaaatggaactGAATGGGTTTTGGCTGATGGGGAGGAGGGAGGCAGTTGCGCAAACGTTGGTTAAGAATGTTGATGTCAAAAACACGTTCCACTGTGATATGAAATTTAAGTCTCCAGAAGAGCTTGCTGAGCATTTTTGCAATTGCCGTTTCAGGGAAATGGACTGCATGAATGAGGGGTGTAATTCCAGATTCAGTGCAGGTCAAGCAGATTACCATGACTCAGTTTGTCCTTTCAAAATACTTCCATGTGAGCAGAAGTGCTCAGCAAACATCATGAGGCGAGACATGGACCGGCACTGTATAACTGTCTGCCCAATGAAACTTGCAAAGTGTCCATTCTACACAGTAGGTTGTCAATTCACTGTTCCTCAGTCTACAATTGATCAACATCGTTCCGATTACCTCAATTCTCATTTGTTCTACATTCTCCAACCTGTTTATAAAGAAGCATCAGTAGAGGATCTAAACAGAAGGGTGGAGCAACTGGAGACGGTGAGTTTGAGGCTTATTTGATAATTAAGTGGGTTAATTTTGCTATTCTTGGTTTGTTGTTTAAACTCATTCCATGGAAATACTATTTGACAGCTGCTTAACTAAACTTTGGCAGACCAAAATTCTTTGCAGAAATATTGCATGTAATGAGCTTTTCAACCAGTCTTAAATGGTTAGAAGATATCTATTTTTATGTCTGTTAATACTAAGCCTGTGGCTGAAGATTAGTTGACGTGGAAATATCTGGAAGGAAACTAGCCAGAAATCTATGTCTGCATTGGTTTCTCTGCCAATGATCTCTCCAATGTTCTTTGTGGTTTTTAAGCTCTTTGCCTCTTCCAAGACACCCATTTCAAGTGCAAGGCAGTGCCTGGATCCTTTAGGAACGAGGTCTAAAATGTTGATGACACTAGAATGCTCTTTGTCCAGCTACTTTCACTGGTGCATGGGTTTGTTAGTGATAGGAGAAACTGAAGTCAATAGGTAAGTGCTAACAAAGTTAGCAAGTTCACATGATAGTGCATTCAGAAGATAAGCAATGACAGACTTTTGGTGCAGTGACAAGCCACTATAAttctttctatcttttttttttcattttgggtGAGTCAATTCGGTCCCTTGTTGCCctaaattgaaatgaaattggcTGGTTTACATTCTAATTAGACAGTCATATCTGAGCTTGGAATGATCCCTGATTTATTTTGCATACCAGATATCATCTAGTAGGCGACTGGCAGCAGCTCGTGATCCAAGATCTTTAACATATCTAATCAGGGATCTTGAAGCAAAGCTGGGGCCTCTGCAAATTTCTTCAAAGGCCAAGGATtgtgaagaaggtgaagaatTAAATGGCAAAAAGGAGGAATCCCCAAAAAAAGAGGAGTACATCAATCCACCAAAGGGAAAGGATGAGGGCTTAGAGTCACCCACTAAACATATTCAATGCATGGATCCATCACCCGAAAAAAGTGCAGCATCATCCCCCAAACACCAAGAGATTGGAAATGTGCTTGATGAAAAAGAAGAGCTGACTGGATCTTCCACACTAGAGGACAAGTGCCTAGAACCACCCATCGAAAGAGAGATCCTCAAGGAACAACCTGCtgggaaagaagaagaaaaagaagcaacTATGCCTAAAGTAGTGCATGTGGAGTCACCGACCAAGGGCAATTGATGTATCTAATCAACTTGCCAAGTAAGAATAGTGTACAGAATCACCCAAAGAAGATCACGTAGCAATTATCTTTTGTGACAGAATGTGCAACTGGAGCTAGATGTCAGTCAGCTAAGGAGAAAAGGGACGCTGGATCTTAAGTTTGAAAATCCGCAGACTGAAACAAGTCACAACTAATATCGGACCTAGCAATTTTTGTGTATTAATCATGAGAAATtaccttaaagaaatttcaatcGTTAACGTAGATAACATGTTGGTTTGTCTCAATTTCTTCGTTCTTTGTATGCTGCTCTTTTGCGGCCTTTTACACAtccctctttttctcttttttgttccCAAGTCACTTCTTCTGTGCCTGGTGAAATGCTTTTGTCTTGAACAATGTTTACTTCATATGATTAATGGAGTCAAGTTCTTGCTACCTCATGTTTTCTCGGTGTTCCTGTGGATATTTGTCAGGGACTGCAATCCCTTGAGAATCAATTTAAGCtcctttttctttatattttctgtCTTGATGAAGCAAATGATAGAATGTGGACTGAACTAAAAGATGATGCCATCACTTTGAAGAGCCTAGAAAGGTTTCAATCTTTCAATGTACATGATGCAATTGGCTAAAGAGGCAACGCAGTGAATTTCTGGAGAGGAATCTTTTGTTTGTCAACTTCTTTATGGGACAACCCCTCCTACCCACTACCCGTGTTTTGGTTTCAATGTgggaataataataataagagacAGAGATACGATTTTGCGCCTTTTCCTGACTATTTGGCTGCTAGTTTTCTTTTTAGATCAATATGTCTTAGTTTGAGGGTTGGTTGACAATGTCAAATCTTTTGCCTCACTGGAGATGATCCTCAAGTATCTCAGCTATAAAATGTAGAGCAGCAGATTGGATCATGGATAATGCTCGATTAGAACGagaaaaagggggggggggggtggttgCAGTTATAGCCAAGCAAGAGATGTTTGGCGGAAGAGTTTCAAGAAATCAgtcatctcaatttctttgaAATAATTGGAAGAAAAAAGTCATGTAAAACAAGCCAATTGGACCTTCCAGACAATCATTACAATCCAAAGCTTGCAGTAAAGTTCTGCCGAAATTACAATTACTAGTTAAGGATTAACCCTGGAAGAGAATGATCAAGATTGTTATATGCTGGCAGCTTCGAGCGAGCCAAAGAGAAGCAGAAAAATTGATCATCCAGAAAATGAGGACAGAAGAATGGAGCTTTACAAAACATGGTTAACTGGGAATATAAGACCCTATAGAATGCCAAATGGCCATCTAATTTTGGGATCTGGAACCGCACGCTAATATTGCAGCCTCAATCTGCCACACACAAGTGGAGGGATGCGACTTTGCTACGTTGCAGACTGCACGGAATAATTTCGAACCATTGGACGTGCCAATGCATATTTGAACTTCAAGCATCTTCATCGATCGCTAAACACTTGTATGCATTCTACTCAAGACCTCCAAGATTTCAGTTGCAATTTTGCACAAAGGTCGATTTAAATGTCATGCAATAGCTAGCATTTTGATGACACAAAGGACAACTAGAAGTAAAACCAGCTCTGGTTCTGAATTGCTATTCCTTCTGCCAAAGCTACAAAACACATAACAGCACTTTGCTAGTTACTTACTGTCAGCTATGATCTCAAGGCCAATATCCTCGCAAGTCAGACAACTTTAAACCGGCAAATGCAGTTGTTTTATGTCTCATCTGCTTGTCTATAACCACGCATCTCTACTATTTTAATCACACTGTCGTAGCAAACGATGTTTAGCTTCACAAGCCCACAAAACGTTTCCGCACATGAAATGATAACTGATCATGCTCCATATAGTTTCTGAAATTCTAATTGACAAGGGCTCTGAACTTCGTCCTGCTGTGTTGTGTTAGAATTAATTATTCCTTTGCATTCAGCATTGCTTCCATCGATGCTTTGTTAGTACCTAAATGGTTTCTCTCTACCACGCAATCACTTAGTAATGCTTCTGAAGCATCCTCACTGTATAAATGACAGACTTCAGATCATTTTTAACATAGCAGAGTTCTGCAAATCTAACAGTCACATTTAGTTAGTTTCCCCATAGAGAATCTGAATATTAGTAGTATTAGCTGGCCATGGAGGGTTTATTTAGGTTCCATCTTTTTTCTACTAATGGTAGTAACCTTAATAGAACTTAAAGTCCATGCAGATTCTCCGCCACCTCCAATTGATCAAAATGTACCAATATCACCAGATCCACCAAGTAACTTAACTCCCCCACCACCCGGCAACTTCACTTCACCACCACCGAGTCACTTCACGCCTCCACCACCTGGTGAGTTtcctcctcccccccccccccccccggggagTTAACTTCACCCCTCCACCACCTGGCAACTTCACTCCACCGCCATCTGTTGACTTACCTTCTCCTCCTCCACCAGGAAACTTGAGTCCACCTCCCCCAAATAACTCTACTCCACCTCCACCAGGAAACTTGAGTCCACCTCCCCCAAATAACTCTACTCCACCTCCACCAGGTGACATAAGTCCATCAGCGCCAGCACCACCAGCATCTGAAAGCTCCTCAAAAGGACTAACTGGTGGACAGAGGGCGGGAACAGTAATAGGAGTTTTTGCTGACGTCGAAGTTATACGAGGAGGTCACGGTTTGGCTATGAAGCAAGGAGAAATCACCTCTGATCTGAGACTTAGTTACGACAAACAAAAGATTTCTCATGCAAGATACTTTGCACTTAAATTTATTCATGTTGAAGCTGATTTCTAAAAGTAAAATCAGAATGCTACATAGAATACCTTATCTACAAGTCATAGATGCTTTCTACTACAAGTCATTAGAGAAAAAACGACATGCATAATCTAAATAACCCAGAACCAAAATTGTTTGATTAGATGTAATGAAAATTAGTTCGATTTGCATATGAAATGTGTTTTTTCgtggaattttttgtttttccaaataAGTTTAAAAGGCAACGATTAGGGCCTCTTGCATTGAAAATCAAAACTCACCTTTTGATCTCTAGAATCCTATCTATCATGTTGGGACTATAAACTATTCACAGAGGAATGTTTACAAACCTAAGGCTGTTGGA carries:
- the LOC113707931 gene encoding mediator of RNA polymerase II transcription subunit 7a isoform X1, which translates into the protein MATATYPPPPPFYRLYKKYSEDPKSAPEPPPPIEGNYQLFGATYTTDDVLPSLEEQGVRQLYPKGPNVDFKKELRALNRELQLHILELADILIERPSQYARRVEDISLIFKNLHHLLNSLRPHQARATLIHILELQIQRRKQAVEDIKRRREEAQRLLKEALGTLDGQ
- the LOC113708850 gene encoding uncharacterized protein translates to MDPPASDDEVKPENLEEAKEGGPLFHCDLLDTEIVHKIAQALLPGLASACIDNTTGGLFRTPASVAVDIRRDMVDYLFQRSENFVAESVVLQGGPDAEVSDHPYDIISEFIDDFVSSKRNFFSRVSGWLLSERREDRIDDFVQEMELNGFWLMGRREAVAQTLVKNVDVKNTFHCDMKFKSPEELAEHFCNCRFREMDCMNEGCNSRFSAGQADYHDSVCPFKILPCEQKCSANIMRRDMDRHCITVCPMKLAKCPFYTVGCQFTVPQSTIDQHRSDYLNSHLFYILQPVYKEASVEDLNRRVEQLETISSSRRLAAARDPRSLTYLIRDLEAKLGPLQISSKAKDCEEGEELNGKKEESPKKEEYINPPKGKDEGLESPTKHIQCMDPSPEKSAASSPKHQEIGNVLDEKEELTGSSTLEDKCLEPPIEREILKEQPAGKEEEKEATMPKVVHVESPTKGN
- the LOC113707931 gene encoding mediator of RNA polymerase II transcription subunit 7a isoform X2, translated to MATATYPPPPPFYRLYKKYSEDPKSAPEPPPPIEGNYQLFGATYTTDDVLPSLEEQGVRQLYPKGPNVDFKKELRALNRELQLHILELADILIERPSQYARRVEDISLIFKNLHHLLNSLRPHQLGPSCFSGQSNTDPYSGTSDTAA